One stretch of Aquimarina sp. Aq107 DNA includes these proteins:
- a CDS encoding response regulator: MNILYVEDNKINAMVMNRMLSKNSSNVIIAENGPIALKMVKESTLDLILVDINLGLNQMDGCELLKRFKKLDVLKNIPIYAVTAYAMPGDAQKFIKIGFDKYFSKPVNFDKLLSAISKVKSKIK; the protein is encoded by the coding sequence ATGAATATACTTTACGTAGAAGACAATAAAATTAATGCTATGGTTATGAATCGGATGTTATCTAAAAACTCATCCAATGTAATTATTGCAGAAAATGGTCCAATAGCTTTAAAAATGGTTAAAGAATCTACCCTTGATCTAATTCTAGTAGATATAAACCTTGGTCTAAACCAAATGGATGGATGCGAACTATTAAAACGTTTTAAAAAGCTAGATGTACTTAAGAATATTCCTATATATGCGGTAACTGCATACGCTATGCCTGGTGATGCTCAAAAATTTATCAAAATAGGCTTTGATAAATACTTTTCTAAGCCAGTTAACTTCGATAAACTTTTATCTGCTATTTCTAAAGTGAAATCAAAAATTAAATAA
- a CDS encoding PAS domain S-box protein — MAFTGQEFVTLTEKTMLYLIIIDKEGKVHYANKRSELLFQLPNDQIIGTSIRDFIIDEEESKFEEIISKCCNLKSPQNYTFRFSPNSSSGILTLKFDFILYEDLIYASGIDITEENKEHYSLISLSKLTKTGAWYYNPISEEMFFSKECYNLHDLEPGTPITMEKAISYYRPESRPKIWKFLEDLINKKPTDYTEKIITEKGTEKWIRVLGEPIIHNDKVVFINGSFADITERQNYLEKLKYNEETKRLALKGIRSGLFDHHFDINATYYSTDFKKMLGLPLDKDFISPALLQELVHPDDLEDSITRHIQGLKKPGNHYFNHYRIRNKEGDYRYYEIHGYRKKDKDNKTTRMIGNLIDVHQRKLNEHTIAENHRRLLAMINNGFAYTVLLNTSGEILMADEDSLKIIKRDFNVDPTKEPTLFIEVMPVNFKTTFFHEFNEALKGNTVKKEIERTTYKGASQWLESKYTPIKDEENKVNSILVSFHDITEQKTAEIARKEAHIKEQELSNLKSNILSNFSHEIRTPLNGIVTISNILLSGEENPEERKKLSAYLDESKERLLATINNLSHFSEIETIQKNLNYKEVDMNYTIETSYREYRHFANSKNLNYVLKLDENCPSASIDEDIFRTAINNIIHNSIKYTDKGKVLVKVQGEEEKIKITIKDSGIGIGKDSLKKIFDPFIQESIGLSRKYEGTGIGLSLSKRYIEILGGKIKVISKLNQGTKFIITIPKNI, encoded by the coding sequence ATGGCATTTACGGGACAAGAGTTCGTTACTTTGACAGAAAAAACAATGCTTTATCTTATTATTATAGATAAAGAAGGAAAAGTACATTATGCCAATAAGCGTAGTGAATTATTATTCCAACTACCTAATGATCAGATAATAGGGACGTCTATTAGAGATTTTATTATAGATGAAGAAGAAAGTAAGTTTGAAGAAATCATATCAAAATGCTGTAATCTTAAATCACCACAAAACTATACATTTCGATTTTCTCCTAACTCTAGCAGTGGGATATTGACATTAAAATTTGATTTCATCTTGTATGAAGATCTTATTTATGCCTCTGGAATTGATATTACAGAAGAAAACAAAGAACATTATTCGCTTATTTCATTATCCAAACTAACCAAAACTGGTGCATGGTATTACAATCCAATTAGTGAAGAAATGTTTTTTTCAAAAGAATGCTACAATTTACATGACTTAGAACCTGGGACACCAATAACAATGGAAAAAGCAATAAGTTATTATCGCCCAGAATCAAGACCTAAAATTTGGAAGTTTCTTGAAGATCTAATCAACAAAAAGCCGACAGATTACACAGAAAAAATAATTACAGAAAAAGGTACAGAAAAATGGATTAGAGTCTTAGGAGAACCAATTATTCACAATGACAAGGTAGTTTTTATCAATGGAAGTTTTGCAGATATAACAGAACGACAGAATTATCTAGAAAAATTAAAATATAACGAAGAGACTAAACGTCTAGCATTAAAAGGTATACGCTCTGGTTTATTTGATCATCATTTTGATATTAATGCTACATACTATAGTACGGATTTCAAAAAAATGCTTGGTTTACCATTAGATAAAGATTTTATATCTCCCGCATTACTCCAAGAATTAGTTCATCCTGATGATTTAGAAGATTCTATCACAAGACATATTCAAGGTCTAAAAAAGCCTGGGAATCATTATTTTAATCATTATAGAATAAGAAACAAAGAAGGAGATTATAGGTATTACGAAATTCACGGGTATCGTAAAAAGGATAAAGACAATAAAACTACCAGAATGATTGGTAATCTTATAGATGTTCATCAACGAAAATTGAATGAACATACTATAGCAGAAAACCATCGTAGATTATTGGCTATGATAAATAACGGTTTTGCTTATACCGTTTTATTAAATACTTCTGGAGAAATCCTAATGGCTGATGAAGATTCTCTAAAAATTATAAAAAGAGATTTTAACGTAGATCCTACAAAAGAACCTACTCTTTTTATAGAAGTAATGCCTGTAAATTTTAAAACAACATTTTTTCACGAATTTAATGAAGCTTTAAAAGGCAATACTGTAAAAAAAGAAATAGAAAGAACAACATATAAAGGGGCGTCTCAATGGTTAGAATCCAAATACACTCCTATTAAAGATGAAGAAAATAAAGTAAATTCTATCTTAGTTAGTTTTCATGATATAACGGAGCAAAAAACGGCAGAAATTGCTAGAAAAGAAGCTCATATAAAAGAACAGGAGTTAAGTAATCTAAAATCTAACATTCTATCTAATTTTAGTCACGAAATAAGAACACCACTTAATGGAATTGTTACAATAAGCAATATCTTATTATCAGGTGAAGAAAACCCTGAAGAGCGAAAAAAATTGAGTGCATATCTTGATGAAAGCAAAGAAAGGCTTCTTGCTACGATAAATAATTTATCCCATTTTAGTGAAATAGAAACAATTCAGAAAAATCTAAACTATAAAGAAGTTGATATGAATTACACCATAGAGACTTCTTATAGAGAATATCGACATTTTGCCAACTCTAAAAATCTAAATTACGTTTTAAAACTTGATGAAAACTGTCCATCCGCTTCGATAGATGAAGATATTTTTCGAACTGCTATAAACAACATCATTCATAACTCTATTAAATATACAGATAAAGGAAAGGTATTGGTTAAAGTACAAGGAGAAGAAGAAAAAATAAAAATTACAATAAAGGATTCTGGAATTGGCATAGGAAAAGATAGTTTGAAAAAGATATTCGATCCTTTTATACAGGAAAGTATTGGTCTAAGCAGAAAGTACGAAGGAACCGGAATTGGTTTAAGTTTATCAAAAAGATATATTGAAATCCTTGGAGGAAAAATAAAAGTAATAAGTAAATTGAATCAGGGAACAAAATTCATTATTACAATCCCAAAAAATATATGA
- a CDS encoding Imm26 family immunity protein, whose amino-acid sequence MPKQKKIKLKNGDILSIYLGNNEYGFARVLSKLSIGHCIEIFNHIGDNPNEYLNINYDSRLLQPQIIDSHSLFWLGKEGNWDVKDKNKNFIPPENETTKFEYGDQSNPTLIDIFGNKEEKDSTDDNRYPPYIPKGDIQIKKIIKFWRAKKE is encoded by the coding sequence ATGCCAAAGCAAAAAAAAATAAAACTAAAAAACGGTGATATTTTAAGTATTTATTTAGGTAATAATGAATATGGATTTGCAAGAGTATTATCTAAACTAAGCATAGGTCATTGCATAGAGATCTTTAATCATATTGGTGATAACCCAAATGAATATTTAAATATAAATTATGATTCTAGACTTCTTCAACCTCAAATTATTGATTCCCATTCTCTGTTTTGGCTTGGTAAAGAGGGCAACTGGGATGTAAAAGATAAAAATAAGAACTTCATACCTCCTGAAAATGAAACGACTAAATTTGAATATGGAGATCAAAGTAATCCTACTTTAATAGATATCTTTGGTAATAAAGAAGAAAAAGATAGTACCGATGATAATAGATATCCACCCTACATTCCAAAAGGTGATATTCAGATCAAAAAAATAATTAAATTTTGGAGAGCAAAAAAAGAATAA
- a CDS encoding ATP-dependent Clp protease ATP-binding subunit, with translation MQILDYTLSSKVDNAIHIAQSIAKEYHNDEYNAAHLLKALLHKDVGLKDFFNQIDGDIYYYEEWSEVRIEALPRVVNIPDAVQGDKSIEAVFNEADTLKLKLGKDEITPHAVLIALCTPGVGFSYEQLKTLPLKADEILIAATQGKTGGEKAVSTNGGSTNSQVQKGDSGILDEYCFDKTFAAKNKQLDDVFGRDAEVKMITEILGRHSKPNVLITGEPGVGKTVLLDGFSEAVVNGNVPDGLQDAQIYELDFINLVSGASYKSEVEDRFKKILVALKEYDKPILLIDEINNLTDKNSGNQGLVNILKSELAKGEVTFIVTATNDAFRKHIETDEGLTRRFEVVALDEPSEEDALTMISNTINKYKEHHSLDIIDETIAEAIRLSKRFNKDRSLPDAAIDLIDRTMSASRYMIETTANNVESLLKDVKDIGEKKSEEADKVNAVSWIYNNLKSKFSYLLFNELGEDEMVLGEETFDNYKTKIVSILDQFFKKASEEKTFIDKNDVSATIANKTGIPVGKLQADEKERLLNMEDHLKKRVIGQDHAIKTISEAVLESRSGLSKPGLPTGSFFFTGPTGTGKTELAKSLAEFLFQTEDAIIRFDMSEFKEEHSAALLYGAPPGYVGYEEGGLLVNKIRQKPYSIVLFDEIEKAHPSVFDIFLQILDEGKLNDRLGKTGDFSNAVILFTSNIGSEHVVKSFTDGEIPKSSDLLELMSRHFRPEFLGRLTEIVPFAPITKENVVKIFNIQLKDLHKALNKQEVTLELTEAAQEYLAYKGFTPKYGARPLRGVIRTDLRGPLSKMLITGKIGKGSKVSLDIKDEKMEWSYE, from the coding sequence ATGCAAATACTAGATTATACATTATCATCAAAGGTTGATAATGCCATTCATATAGCACAATCAATTGCAAAAGAGTACCATAATGATGAGTACAATGCTGCACATTTGTTGAAAGCTCTTTTACACAAAGATGTAGGATTAAAAGATTTTTTTAATCAGATTGATGGTGATATATATTATTATGAAGAATGGTCAGAAGTAAGAATAGAGGCTTTACCAAGAGTTGTTAATATTCCAGATGCTGTTCAAGGAGATAAATCCATAGAAGCAGTATTCAATGAAGCGGATACATTAAAACTTAAGTTAGGTAAGGATGAAATAACTCCGCATGCAGTTTTAATTGCATTATGCACTCCAGGTGTTGGATTCTCTTACGAACAATTAAAGACACTGCCACTTAAAGCTGATGAGATTTTAATAGCAGCAACCCAAGGAAAGACTGGAGGTGAAAAAGCGGTTTCTACTAATGGTGGATCTACAAATTCACAAGTACAAAAAGGAGATTCTGGGATATTAGACGAATATTGCTTTGATAAAACTTTTGCTGCAAAAAATAAACAATTAGATGATGTTTTTGGAAGAGATGCTGAGGTAAAGATGATTACCGAGATCTTAGGAAGACATTCTAAACCAAATGTATTGATAACAGGTGAACCTGGTGTTGGAAAAACGGTGCTTTTGGATGGTTTTTCAGAGGCTGTTGTGAATGGGAATGTGCCTGATGGTTTGCAAGATGCTCAAATTTATGAGTTAGATTTTATTAACCTTGTTTCTGGAGCAAGTTATAAAAGTGAAGTAGAGGATCGTTTTAAAAAGATTTTAGTCGCATTAAAAGAATATGATAAACCTATCTTATTAATTGATGAGATTAATAATTTGACAGATAAAAATAGTGGGAACCAAGGGTTGGTAAACATTTTAAAATCTGAATTAGCAAAAGGAGAAGTTACGTTCATAGTTACTGCTACAAATGACGCCTTTAGAAAACATATCGAAACCGACGAAGGACTTACTAGGAGGTTTGAGGTTGTTGCGCTAGACGAACCTTCAGAAGAAGATGCACTAACCATGATTTCTAATACTATTAATAAGTATAAAGAACACCATAGTTTAGATATTATAGATGAAACGATTGCAGAGGCTATTAGGCTTTCAAAACGTTTTAATAAAGATAGAAGTCTACCCGATGCTGCAATAGATCTTATAGATAGAACAATGTCGGCTTCTAGATATATGATCGAGACAACAGCAAATAATGTAGAGTCTTTACTAAAAGATGTAAAAGATATAGGAGAGAAGAAATCCGAAGAAGCCGATAAAGTAAATGCAGTAAGTTGGATCTACAATAATCTAAAAAGTAAGTTTAGTTATCTTTTATTCAATGAACTAGGAGAGGATGAAATGGTTCTTGGAGAAGAAACATTTGATAATTATAAAACAAAAATTGTTTCCATTTTGGATCAATTTTTTAAGAAAGCTTCAGAAGAGAAAACCTTTATAGATAAAAATGATGTTTCTGCCACGATTGCAAATAAAACCGGAATTCCAGTAGGAAAACTTCAGGCTGATGAGAAAGAAAGATTGCTTAATATGGAAGATCACCTAAAGAAAAGAGTGATTGGACAAGACCATGCAATCAAAACAATTTCTGAAGCGGTACTGGAATCGAGATCGGGCTTAAGTAAACCAGGACTGCCAACAGGCTCTTTTTTCTTTACAGGTCCTACGGGTACAGGTAAAACAGAATTAGCAAAATCTCTTGCTGAGTTTCTTTTTCAGACTGAAGATGCTATTATTAGGTTTGATATGTCTGAATTTAAAGAAGAACACTCTGCCGCACTATTATATGGAGCTCCTCCAGGATATGTAGGATATGAAGAAGGAGGGTTGTTAGTAAATAAAATAAGACAAAAACCATATTCTATTGTACTTTTTGATGAAATAGAAAAAGCACATCCATCAGTTTTTGACATTTTTCTTCAAATTTTGGATGAAGGAAAGTTGAATGATCGATTAGGAAAGACTGGAGATTTTTCTAATGCTGTTATTTTATTTACTTCTAATATTGGGAGTGAGCACGTTGTAAAATCATTTACAGATGGAGAAATTCCTAAATCATCAGATCTATTAGAATTGATGTCTAGACATTTTAGACCAGAGTTTTTAGGAAGGTTAACAGAGATTGTTCCTTTTGCACCGATTACAAAAGAGAATGTAGTAAAGATTTTTAATATTCAATTAAAGGATTTACACAAAGCCCTTAATAAGCAAGAAGTAACATTAGAGCTTACAGAGGCTGCACAAGAATATTTAGCTTATAAGGGATTTACCCCCAAATATGGGGCGAGACCTTTAAGAGGAGTTATTAGAACTGATTTAAGAGGTCCTTTGTCTAAAATGCTGATTACAGGTAAGATAGGTAAAGGGAGTAAAGTCAGTCTTGATATAAAAGATGAAAAAATGGAATGGTCATACGAATAA
- a CDS encoding tetratricopeptide repeat-containing sensor histidine kinase yields the protein MKKIIIISCLVTIVCNYHGFSQQKALDSILPTIVTQKDSVVFDVAMKHFEKIWRQKQFETALSYEDKLLSISNNIQYDRGIGDVYQHIGNIYNFTQKHIKAFYNYDKAEAYFKKANHQRGLAIINNNKSTIEQGRGNSEKAIHYILEANLYFERVHDSLVLSSTYNNLANIYSNIDNYKLAEEYYKKSIDLKKKFNPKKTSSSLNNLALLYTEQGKNEEAKKLIQESLEISKKNDNTLDRSMVYNRLASLFLIDKEYAISKKYYDSSYDNAIKAQNNRVAANVKQQQGLIAIRVKKYKEAEKLLKEAREELSKLESPPLLLTNYRYSAILDSARNNFASAFAWQTKYQKIADQSSVNETTKKVSKAEIRYKSELEQLKLLEAQKKRELQTKEELVRYRIFTFISLGVSILIGVFLVFVIKTRKERKRYIKELNTSNEVKNKLFSIISHDLKNEIHGLDSMLNLLEEDAISKEQFQEVVPLLANKTHQTSTMLNNLLNWSKSQLKELNARPTTFSVQEVIESKFEFFEPKAASKKIKLNNHLDASIVYADKDMFSIVSQNLLANAIKFCKPGDSITLRSEEKDEHLEISFQDTGIGIPEENLNRLFSEDTFTTEGTAKEKGTGLGLRICKELIELNKGVIGVKSILGQGSTFSVLLPKAS from the coding sequence ATGAAAAAAATAATTATCATTAGCTGTTTAGTTACGATAGTATGTAACTATCATGGTTTTTCTCAACAAAAGGCATTAGATAGTATATTACCAACAATAGTAACGCAGAAAGATTCTGTGGTTTTCGATGTTGCCATGAAACATTTTGAAAAAATATGGAGACAGAAACAATTTGAAACAGCCTTATCCTATGAAGATAAACTTCTTTCTATCTCTAATAATATACAATATGATAGAGGAATTGGAGATGTATATCAGCATATAGGTAATATATATAACTTTACGCAAAAGCATATAAAAGCCTTTTATAACTACGATAAAGCCGAGGCTTATTTTAAAAAAGCAAATCATCAAAGAGGTCTTGCCATAATCAATAATAATAAATCAACGATAGAACAAGGGAGAGGTAACTCTGAAAAAGCCATACATTACATATTGGAAGCAAATTTATATTTTGAACGAGTTCATGATAGTTTGGTTTTATCCAGTACCTATAACAATTTGGCTAATATTTACTCTAATATCGATAACTACAAATTAGCTGAAGAATATTATAAAAAATCTATTGATTTAAAGAAAAAATTTAATCCTAAAAAGACCAGTTCATCATTAAATAATTTAGCGCTTCTGTATACCGAGCAAGGAAAGAATGAGGAGGCAAAAAAATTAATTCAGGAATCGTTAGAGATTAGTAAGAAAAATGATAATACTTTGGATAGATCGATGGTTTATAATAGATTGGCTTCATTGTTTTTGATAGATAAAGAGTATGCTATATCAAAGAAGTACTATGATTCTTCATATGATAATGCAATAAAAGCTCAAAATAATAGAGTAGCGGCTAATGTAAAGCAGCAACAGGGATTAATTGCTATTAGAGTTAAAAAATACAAAGAAGCTGAAAAACTTTTAAAAGAAGCCAGAGAAGAACTGTCAAAATTGGAATCTCCACCTTTACTTTTAACTAATTATCGATATTCGGCAATTTTAGATTCTGCAAGAAATAACTTTGCTTCTGCTTTTGCTTGGCAAACAAAATATCAGAAGATAGCAGATCAAAGTTCAGTGAATGAAACTACCAAAAAAGTATCAAAGGCAGAAATTCGTTATAAGTCGGAATTAGAGCAACTTAAACTCCTTGAAGCTCAGAAAAAAAGAGAATTACAGACAAAAGAAGAATTAGTAAGATATAGGATTTTTACTTTTATCAGTTTAGGAGTTTCCATATTGATTGGTGTTTTTTTAGTATTTGTAATAAAAACACGGAAGGAAAGAAAAAGGTATATTAAAGAATTGAATACTTCTAATGAGGTGAAGAACAAACTTTTTTCTATTATTTCTCACGACCTTAAAAATGAGATACACGGACTTGATTCAATGCTAAATTTATTAGAAGAAGATGCAATTTCTAAAGAACAATTTCAAGAAGTAGTCCCTTTATTGGCTAATAAAACGCATCAAACATCTACTATGTTGAATAACTTATTGAACTGGTCTAAATCGCAACTAAAAGAATTAAATGCCAGACCAACTACCTTTAGTGTTCAAGAAGTCATTGAGAGCAAGTTTGAGTTTTTTGAACCAAAAGCAGCTAGTAAAAAAATAAAACTGAATAATCACTTAGATGCTAGCATTGTCTATGCAGATAAAGATATGTTTTCTATTGTATCGCAGAATTTGTTGGCAAATGCTATTAAATTTTGTAAACCGGGAGATTCTATTACATTACGATCTGAGGAAAAAGATGAACATTTAGAAATTAGTTTTCAGGATACAGGTATAGGTATTCCTGAAGAAAATTTAAACAGATTATTTTCTGAAGATACATTTACAACAGAGGGAACTGCAAAAGAAAAAGGAACTGGTCTTGGACTACGAATTTGTAAAGAACTAATAGAACTTAATAAAGGTGTTATTGGGGTAAAAAGTATTCTAGGTCAAGGTAGTACCTTTAGTGTTTTATTACCCAAAGCATCCTAA
- a CDS encoding DUF5458 family protein codes for MAAGKQAQESVKIENPAKELKINEEKLARYGGFDLLEACIDDVQNMNPDRKARKKIFLTESTKKLERAKLQKTLEIWRDVLSSSDDISEMVEESEKRSEIAGKSLEKNLGAALEQTRELEQSYRSVALFFKNTESQKVKNINIMNAELEQLKDLDNTRFIDAIQEELVQGYDRLDLRDNYGILVIPGYLGSNKVVEKWAKIAHENKVMMITDFEHLDEPDDVMEMFEAANLTGGDKYRSNVMMACNWLVGRGKHDEVGEEDDLFVPPSSALAGQVYRTLMSQVAAGKKHGGINEVDGVRFDLKKSEIAQLEKLGLVPMVNEYGKVMAFSAKTLFNGDNLGLQTYSVVRVFDYVTKVLMDFLNRRAFENFNARTRKELMGQIVKFLDGITGPDQLIEDFSIKRFEQDPNQKDRVYLDIHMKPYFPAKNFMIKMDGQKGDDGTDWDSDYEQQ; via the coding sequence ATGGCAGCAGGAAAACAAGCTCAAGAGAGTGTTAAAATAGAAAATCCAGCAAAGGAATTAAAAATAAACGAAGAAAAGTTAGCTAGATATGGCGGTTTTGATCTTTTAGAAGCGTGTATCGATGATGTTCAGAATATGAACCCCGATCGTAAGGCACGTAAAAAGATTTTTCTTACAGAATCAACTAAAAAACTAGAAAGAGCTAAGCTTCAAAAAACATTAGAAATTTGGAGAGATGTTTTATCATCATCAGATGATATCTCTGAAATGGTTGAAGAATCAGAAAAACGTTCTGAAATTGCTGGAAAATCTTTGGAAAAAAACTTAGGCGCAGCATTAGAGCAGACTAGAGAACTAGAACAATCATATAGATCTGTGGCTTTATTCTTTAAGAATACAGAATCTCAAAAAGTTAAGAATATTAATATCATGAATGCCGAATTGGAGCAGTTAAAAGATCTAGATAACACTAGATTTATTGATGCGATCCAAGAGGAATTAGTTCAAGGGTATGATCGTCTTGATTTAAGAGATAATTATGGGATTTTAGTGATACCAGGTTATTTAGGATCTAATAAAGTGGTAGAAAAATGGGCAAAGATTGCTCATGAGAATAAGGTAATGATGATTACTGATTTCGAACATCTTGATGAACCAGATGATGTTATGGAAATGTTTGAAGCAGCTAATCTTACCGGTGGAGATAAGTATAGGTCTAATGTTATGATGGCTTGTAATTGGTTAGTAGGAAGAGGAAAGCATGATGAAGTAGGAGAAGAAGATGATCTTTTTGTACCACCATCTAGTGCATTAGCAGGACAGGTATATAGAACATTGATGTCTCAGGTTGCTGCGGGTAAGAAACATGGTGGGATTAATGAGGTAGATGGTGTTCGATTTGACCTAAAGAAAAGTGAGATTGCTCAGTTAGAGAAATTAGGATTAGTTCCTATGGTTAATGAATATGGAAAAGTAATGGCATTTTCTGCTAAAACGTTGTTTAATGGCGATAACTTAGGGTTACAAACATATTCCGTAGTTAGGGTATTTGATTATGTAACCAAAGTACTAATGGATTTCTTAAACAGGAGAGCATTTGAAAACTTTAATGCAAGAACGCGTAAGGAGTTGATGGGACAGATCGTTAAATTCTTAGATGGAATTACAGGTCCAGATCAATTAATTGAAGATTTTTCGATTAAGCGTTTCGAACAAGATCCGAATCAAAAGGATAGAGTATATCTAGATATACATATGAAACCTTATTTTCCAGCTAAAAACTTTATGATAAAAATGGATGGACAGAAAGGTGATGATGGTACTGATTGGGATTCAGATTATGAGCAACAATAG